The Vidua macroura isolate BioBank_ID:100142 chromosome 27, ASM2450914v1, whole genome shotgun sequence genome includes a window with the following:
- the LOC128819628 gene encoding feather keratin Cos2-2-like: MSCCKPCDPCCQPCGPCPLANSCNECCVRQCQSSHVVIEPPAVLVTLPGPILSSFPQNTAVGSSTSAAVGNILSCGGVPISSGGFDISCITNCYGGSRCRPC, encoded by the coding sequence atgtcctgctgcaagCCCTGCGAcccttgctgccagccctgcggccCCTGCCCTctggccaacagctgcaatgagtgctgtgtcaggcagtgccagagctcccaCGTTGTCATTGAGCcacctgctgtgctggtgaccctGCCCGggcccatcctcagctccttcccacagaacaCCGCCGTGGGATCTTCtacctctgctgctgttggcaACATCCTCAGCTGTGGCGGAGTGCCCATCAGCTCCGGGGGCTTTGACATCTCCTGCATCACCAACTGCTATGGTGGCAGCAGATGTCGTCCCTGCTAA